Proteins encoded in a region of the Anopheles ziemanni chromosome 2, idAnoZiCoDA_A2_x.2, whole genome shotgun sequence genome:
- the LOC131282406 gene encoding phosphopentomutase: protein MEFDSGSDELNQRIAEWLRWDKNDKTADEIRSLAERKEWKVLGGRLLQRLTFGTAGLRGVMQAGFNAMNDLVVIQSAQGLAKYLLQCYPSAEDRSRGVVLGYDGRYNSKRFAELSACVFLHENIPVWLYGRTVATPFVPFAVLELKCLAGIMVTASHNPKEDNGYKVYWTNSAQIIPPHDKNIQTSIMENLEPLESSWNVDLLLSDKLNDPYDEMVELYFRKLRSNVPAPFISEYNTGSPVRFVYSAMHGVGYPFVERAFECANLPAVIAVPEQRDPDPEFRTVKFPNPEEGKSSLVLSMQLANETGCGLILANDPDADRLACAEKDFKGEWRVFSGNELGALLGWWSIRCYREQFPDRSLSDCYLIASTVSSKMCRSIANVDGLNFIETLTGFKWMGNKSVELLAEGKTVLFAFEEAIGFMVSPTVLDKDGVSAACHLATMACYLRATSNQSLADKLNELYDIYGFHCTLTSYHFCYEPPVIERIFKRIRNMGGEGNKPTDENYPQTIADGRFRIADVRDLTTGYDSSQPDGRAVLPTSKSSQMITFSFENGAVITLRTSGTEPKIKYYAEMCAQPGQRDWDGSRATLREMVDAIVTELLQPEENNLTPRSD, encoded by the exons ATGGAGTTTGATTCCGGTTCCGACGAGCTGAACCAACGGATAGCCGAATGGTTGCGATGGGATAAG AATGACAAAACCGCGGACGAGATCCGCAGCCTGGCGGAGCGTAAGGAGTGGAAGGTGCTCGGTGGACGGTTGCTGCAGCGGCTCACGTTCGGCACGGCCGGGCTGCGCGGTGTTATGCAGGCCGGGTTTAACGCGATGAACGACTTGGTGGTCATCCAGTCGGCGCAGGGATTGGCCAAGTACTTGCTGCAGTGCTACCCGTCGGCGGAGGATCGATCGCGGGGCGTGGTACTGGGGTACGATGGGCGGTACAACAGCAAAAG GTTCGCCGAGCTGAGTGCGTGCGTGTTCCTGCACGAGAACATCCCGGTGTGGTTGTATGGGCGGACCGTGGCCACGCCGTTCGTGCCGTTCGCCGTGCTGGAGCTGAAGTGTTTGGCCGGCATTATGGTGACCGCATCCCACAACCCGAAGGAGGACAACGGCTACAAGGTCTACTGGACGAACAGTGCACAGATCATTCCACCGCACGACAAAAACATACAGACGTCCATCATGGAAAATTTGGA ACCGCTCGAATCGTCCTGGAACGTCGATCTGCTGCTGTCGGATAAACTGAACGATCCGTACGACGAGATGGTGGAGCTTTACTTCCGCAAACTTCGCTCGAACGTACCGGCGCCGTTCATCAGCGAGTACAACACCGGCAGCCCGGTGCGCTTCGTCTACTCGGCCATGCACGGTGTCGGCTATCCGTTCGTGGAACGGGCGTTCGAGTGCGCGAACCTGCCCGCAGTCATCGCCGTGCCGGAGCAACGCGATCCGGATCCCGAGTTTCGTACGGTAAAATTCCCCAACCCGGAGGAGGGCAAGTCGAGCCTGGTGCTTTCGATGCAGCTCGCCAACGAAACTGGCTGCGGGCTCATCCTGGCTAACGACCCGGACGCCGATCGGTTGGCCTGTGCCGAAAAGGATTTCAA AGGAGAGTGGCGTGTTTTTAGCGGCAACGAGCTGGGTGCGCTTCTTGGCTGGTGGTCCATCCGCTGCTACAGGGAGCAGTTTCCGGACCGGAGCCTGTCCGACTGCTATCTGATTGCGAGCACGGTAAGCAGCAAAATGTGCCGCTCGATCGCCAACGTGGACGGGCTCAACTTTATCGAAACACTTACGGGTTTCAAGTGGATGG GTAATAAATCGGTGGAACTGCTtgccgaaggaaaaacggtCCTGTTTGCGTTCGAGGAAGCGATCGGGTTCATGGTGTCACCCACCGTACTCGACAAGGATGGCGTTAGTGCCGCCTGCCATCTGGCCACGATGGCTTGCTATCTGCGGGCCACCTCCAACCAGTCGCTGGCCGACAAACTGAACGAGCTGTACGACATTTACGGGTTCCACTGTACGCTAACGTCGTATCACTTTTGCTACGAACCGCCCGTTATCGAACGCATATTCAAGCGAATCCGGAACATGGGTGGTGAAGGAAACAAGCCGACCGATGAAAACTACCCGCAAACGATCGCTGACGGGCGCTTCAGGATTGCGGATGTACGGGATCTTACCACCGGGTACGATTCCTCGCAACCGGATGGCCGTGCGGTGCTCCCGACGAGCAAGAGCTCACAGATGATAacgttttcgtttgaaaatggcGCCGTCATAACGCTGCGCACGAGCGGTACGGAACCGAAAATCAAGTATTACGCCGAAATGTGTGCTCAGCCAGGACAACG AGATTGGGACGGCTCGAGGGCAACACTTCGTGAGATGGTCGATGCAATCGTCACGGAGCTGCTGCAGCCGGAGGAAAACAATCTTACGCCACGGTCTGATTAG